The following are encoded together in the Geobacter sulfurreducens PCA genome:
- the tolR gene encoding protein TolR: MEVGSRNSGDRGTMSQINVTPLVDVMLVLLIIFMVTAPMMQQGVQVNLPKAETKAMTAQDEAVVVSIDRAGKVFVNSTEVASGDLTAKLTAMVANRAKKEVFLKADRDVPYGQVVKTMAEIKGAGIERLGMVTEPAPGK, encoded by the coding sequence ATGGAAGTCGGCAGCAGAAACAGCGGCGACCGCGGCACCATGTCGCAGATCAACGTAACCCCCTTGGTTGACGTCATGCTCGTGCTCCTCATCATTTTCATGGTGACCGCGCCCATGATGCAGCAGGGGGTCCAGGTAAACCTTCCCAAAGCCGAGACCAAGGCCATGACCGCCCAGGACGAGGCAGTAGTGGTCTCCATCGACCGGGCCGGCAAGGTGTTCGTGAACAGCACCGAAGTGGCCTCCGGCGACCTAACGGCCAAGCTGACCGCCATGGTGGCAAACCGGGCCAAGAAAGAGGTTTTCCTGAAGGCTGACCGGGATGTCCCTTACGGTCAGGTGGTCAAAACCATGGCTGAAATCAAAGGTGCCGGCATTGAGCGTCTTGGCATGGTGACGGAGCCCGCGCCGGGAAAATGA
- the tolQ gene encoding protein TolQ, whose translation MTLFAGTGLVVKLVLVVLIFFSVVSWAIIFFKLLQINRANGESDRFLDFFWKTKRFDAISSQLDRFGNSPLSVLFNEGYAELRRLLDKGGEQRDEPGVVSTDLGGIDNIARALRRATTSEITRLEKYVTFLATTGSTAPFIGLFGTVWGIMNAFKGIGETGSASLAVVAPGIAEALIATAIGLVAAIPAVMAYNHFQHKIKVLIASMDNFSTEFLNIVQRTFAGK comes from the coding sequence GTGACACTATTCGCTGGGACCGGGCTGGTGGTCAAGCTGGTACTGGTCGTGCTCATCTTCTTTTCCGTGGTTTCCTGGGCCATCATTTTCTTCAAGCTCCTGCAGATCAACCGGGCAAACGGCGAATCGGACCGGTTCCTTGACTTCTTCTGGAAAACCAAGCGGTTCGACGCCATCAGCTCCCAACTGGACCGGTTCGGAAACTCCCCCCTGTCGGTACTGTTCAACGAAGGCTACGCCGAGTTGCGCCGGCTTCTCGACAAAGGAGGGGAGCAACGGGACGAGCCGGGCGTGGTGAGCACCGACCTGGGGGGGATCGATAACATCGCCCGTGCGCTGCGCCGCGCGACCACCTCGGAGATCACCAGGCTTGAGAAATACGTAACCTTCTTGGCCACCACCGGCTCCACGGCACCCTTTATCGGACTGTTCGGAACAGTCTGGGGAATCATGAACGCATTCAAGGGGATCGGTGAAACCGGCTCCGCATCGCTTGCCGTCGTTGCCCCGGGCATCGCCGAGGCGCTGATCGCCACCGCCATCGGCCTGGTGGCTGCCATTCCGGCGGTCATGGCCTACAACCACTTCCAGCACAAAATCAAGGTCCTCATCGCCTCCATGGACAACTTCTCCACCGAGTTCCTCAACATCGTCCAGCGGACCTTTGCGGGAAAATAG